ACTAGTGGGGAGGAGGATTTTACTTTGGATGTACCTTTATCTCCCTCTTCCGCGGGAAGCAGTGGAAGCTTTGAATATATCCCTACTGATCCATTGGATAATAATGGAATGGGAAAGAAACGTGATAAATCAGTATCTGATGCCCTGAAGGCAGAAAGAGGGAGATTTCTCATCAAAAGTAACATTGTCAAGCATGCCTTAATTCCTGGAACAAGAGCCAAGACATCTGCAGTTTGGAATTTTTTCTATACTGATCCTCAGCACATCTCAAGAGCTGTCtgtaatatatgtaaaagaagTGTGAGCCGGGGTAGGCCGGGTTCTCACTTAGGAACTTCGACACTTCAACGACACCTGCAGGCCACACATCCCATCCATTGGGCAGTTGCCAACAAAGACAGTGGTGCAGTTGGAAATGGATTAGATGAAGCTGAGACTGAGAGAAATGATCTCTTGAGTGATACTTTGCCTGGAGAGAAGTCTACAGGCAGCCAGGATGTAACAGCTGAGGACCTTAGTGACTCTGATTCAGATGAACCTCCTGTATTAGAGGTTGAAAATAGAAGATCTGAGAGTCCTATTCCTGTTGCAGAGCAAGACACTCTAATGCATGCACAGGAACAAGAAACAACATATTGTGAAAATTCAACCTCAAGTCAAATAAGTCAAGCAATTATTCAAATGATTGTGGAAGATATGCATCCTTACAACTATTTCTCAACTCCAGCCTTTCAGAGGTTCATGCAGATTGTGGCCCCTGACTATAGGTTACCATCTGAAACTTACTTTTTCACTAAGGCTGTGCCTCAATTATATGATTGGGTCagagaaaaaattttcttaactttGGAGAATGTTCAAAGCCAAAAGATCCACTTGACTGTGGACATATGGACCCATGACCCATCCACTGACTATTTCATTGTGACTGTACACTGGGTCTCTTTGCAAACTACACCTTCTTCCAGTAATGGCAGGATCCCCAATTTTAGAAAGTGGGCAGTTCTCTGTGTAACAGGTTTGGCCAAAGACTGTTTGATAACCAACATTTTACAAGAATTAAGTGACCAGATTGGTCTGTGGCTTTCTCCTAATTTCCTCATCCCTAGCTTCATCGTTTCTGACAATTCTTCTAATGTAGTACATGCAATCAAAGATGGTGGTTTTACCCATGTGCCATGCCTTCTGCATTGTTTAAATACAGTCATTCAAGACTTCTTCTGTGAGCACAAAAGCATTGAGAACATGTTAGTGGCTGCTAGGAAAACCTGTCATCATTTTAGTCATTCAGTCAAGGCCCGTCAGATACTACAAGAATTCCAAAATGATCACCAACTTCCATGGAAAAATTTGAAGCAGGATGAAGCTGGCCATTGGATTTCTACCTTTTATATGTTAAAATGGCTCTTGGAGCATTGTTACTCAGTTCACCATAGTCTTGGTAGAGCCAGTGGAGTTGTGCTCACCTCCCTTCAGTGGACTCTAATGACGTATGTTTGTGATATTCTTAAACCATTTGAGGAGGCCACCCAGAAAGTGAGTGTGAAGACCACAGGATTGAATCAGGTGCTACCCCTAATCCATCATCTACTCCTTTCCCTGCAGAAACTCAGAGAAGGTTTTCAAGTTAGAGGTATTACTCAGGCCCTCAATCTGGTAGACAGTTTATCTCTGAAACTTGAAACTGATACCCTATTAAGTGCCATGCTCAAATCCAAGCCCTGTATCTTGGCTGCTTTGTTAGACCCTTGCTTTAAAAACAGTTTGGAAGACTTTTTCCCTCAAGGTGCACATTTGGAAACTTACAAGCAGATCCTTGCAGAAGAAGTTTGTAACTATATGGAATCTTCATCAGAGGTCTGCCATATTGCAACTTCAGAAGCTTCTGGTTCCTCAGCCATAGTAGGAGCTGATTCATTTACCTCATCTATAAGAGAAGGCACCTCCAGTTCAGGGTCTGTTGATAGTTCAGCTGCAGATAATGTTGCCATTGGAGGCAAAAGCTTCATGTTTCCTTCTGCTATGGCAGTAGTGGATGAATACTTCAAAGAGAAGTATTCAGAGACCTCAGGAGGTGATGACCCTTTGATTTACTGGCAGAAGAAGGTGAGCGTATGGCCAGCTTTGACCCAAGTTGCCATTCAGTATCTGAGCTGCCCCATGTGTAGTTGGCAGTCTGAATGTATCTTTACTGCAAATAGCCACTTTCATCCAAAGCAGATCATGAGCCTGGACTTTGACAATATAGAACAGCTGATGTTTCTGAAAATGAACTTGAAAAATGTTAACTATGATTATTCTTCATTGGTTCTGAGCTGGGATCCTGAGAATGAAGTTATtcaaagcaatgaaaaagaaatattatcttaatttctttttcctttctccatttaaAATGGGCAACTTATTGCTATGTTACTGTGTCCTAATTGCTATAATTGTTGTATACAGTTATACTAATTATTCTTTATGCACAATCTGGGGAAACCTGAAAACACAGAAAGGGCTGAAAATTCCTCAGGGGTAATATAATGTTGACAAAGTGAAGATTAAAGATTTCATAGTAGTAACTCAGTGTAGCTGTCACTTGAAATTTTGTTTATACcaattgagagaaaaaaagacttttttaattaaaaaaatatagtgcAGCATTGAAAAGCCTTAGGCTATTTCTGGCTGGTAGATTGAACTAGTaattggttttaagtaaaaatttctcTCAACCTGGGAGGTTTGATTGCTCTGAAAccaatgaaatagagaaaaagcatACTAAACTGGTATCTCTCCCCATCACcaccatttttctatttctttaaaaaccctGATTCATACTTACAGCTTGGCAAAAACAAAGTTCacaaaattgttttatatttaggaATTCCTAATTGCCTCCTCATACTGGTCAGCGTTATAATTTCAACTTACTGAGTGTGATAGAGTTGCCCTTTATATTTAAGATTGGGTCTATATAGAGAGGAAACATTAGAAAACAATTAGGAAGAAATTACTTTTAGTCTTTGAATTGccctttttaacttttattgtaaaaacaaagattagctacttttatattatttatggGTAAATGACAGAAAGTTTACAGAATTGAAAAAGATTGAATGGAAATTGGAATGAAAGCCCCATGAGTATACTGTGACAAACCAGTATCCCTTTCCCACAGAATGTTTCTCTGAATTTAAGTGAtcttaaatgtcatttaaaaattatactgaatGATCCATAATACTGTATTCTTAACTATGAGATTATTTTGGccttaattcttatttaaaaataagcagtcAATATTTTCATGTGTTAGGAATCATTGCCTCCCTGGTAAAATGAGAGAATTGATCTCAATTGATCTTGTCCCTTTCCACTCTGGAAGTATGTTTTTGTGATTGAGTGGGAGGCCATAAATGATGACTTTTAGTAAAAGTCTATTAAAAGTTTCAGACTGAATAACTAATGTAAGAtcccaatttttcctttttttcattttagatttggGGATATTCCCTGCCCAAAAATTTCCTGGAAAATTGACTAGTATTAAGTGTGAGTAAAAGGTGtccacttttttttaagttttgattttAGTTTTGTCTTGGGTAGTATTTGGCAAGATTTAGCCTAGAAATTATGTAGTATTTATTACGTGAGAATCAAAATTGCTTTGTTACTGGGCTGGTTCAAAATTTAGAACTCATTTCTATGTatcaaaattgttttttgtttttgtttttcgtttttttgaaattcttaaatGGTAAATGTACCATTGTGAAATGAAATTTCAACTCCAAAAGTTTACCCTTTTACTAACTGGAGTAAATGGATAATTATAAAGTCTTTAGTTGAAGCCATCACTAGTAAAGAATTTGGAACTAGGCTGCATAAGCAAGCCTTTGCAGGGCCACCATTGAATGTCATGCCGGTGACACTGGTGTTGctataacagaaggaaaacatctTCCCTTATTAGATAGAAGCTTTCTGTAATTTTGACAGTGCCAGTTCAGGATGACTATAATGCTGCTCTGCCTTCTACAGCTTGCTGCACCGCTCTGTAGTTACTCTATAACTATACATTTCTATCTTTTTTGGTTAAACACTCCCTGAAGGTGATAAAAGATGATGTGATGATATATATACATCCACATTGTACACATCGATATATGTGTAAGGATTTCCCTTCATCTTTATTTTGTGGGCTGGGCAAAATTTAGTGTAACATATTAATATACTTCATGATACTTTGGTAGAAGAGGAAGTTCACTATTTTTATAATGAAcccaaatttaaaagcttttgtagtgtattttaaaagggaaaacttacccaaatgttttatttctacacatttgtgtatgtgtgtgtgtgtgtgtgtgtgtgtataagccagttagtatatatgtatatgtatattatacataaaacactttatatttttacatacaaGTATGTTTTTATTATACAGATAATAAAGATGGGGGaaggtttctgtttttttcttaataggtGAAGAAATCTTGAAGACCAGAAATTGGATCTTATTGAATTttggtgttctttttcttttttctttttaaattaattgttcgGCTATGGAagatggatctttttttttttttaataattctttgaaTCTCAAGTTCATCTTTATATgaactcttttttgttgtttttttgttgaggAGATAACTAACCCTAGCTGTCTCCAGTTTGACAAAGGTTGTTTGAATGGACTTAAATCTCTCAGTAGTTGGGAGATGTTTTAAAAACACGCCCTGTGTTTGAATTGTGGCTGAGAGGTTTCCTTGGCAATGTGAGGAGGAAAATTCTTTCTGCctcattattattaattcatgGATTGAGTGTTGGTTCGACCTACAGGCGTAATAGATTGGAACTCAGTGAAGACACAGACATTGCTGCTGAGAGCAACCAGCTAATAATGTAAGTGTggaaatgtgttctttttttccctgattaAAGGAGTGAACATTTTTGTAATTTAAGGCATAATTTTCCTGAATCAgtaagaaaatcaaaaaaatattgtcaacacatttttttcttgtaattgttcatgagtttttagtttttttgagggaAATATCCCTACCCCCTCTTTTTTTGATAATATATGCACattataaaaaaggtaaaaacaatataaacaagGTGGACTCTTCCTGTAATTCCACCTCCTCAGAGAAAAGCACTGTTAATAGTTTATCGTGGCATAGTTCAGTATCCATACACATAGCTCTGCCTCACCTTTTTCTAATGACTACATAGTGTTCCTTTATATGGATGGATATGTGCCATAATATATGTATCCCTGATTggtagacatttgggtttttgccattaaaaacaaaaaagccctgCATCCAAAAACAGCtctgtacacacatatatgtgaacTATTTCTTTGAACCACTTCTTAGATGCGAATTTGTAGAATTGTTAAAATTCCTAAAGAGATTATACCAATCTACTGAATTAATGaagtctttttgatttttaaaagttcttaacaCATCCCTTTTAGTGAAGATATTAATCTTTGGCCGTGTTGCTGGTAAACCTTTTGCTATatgaatgtttttcattttatgtagtGAAATCCATCAGTTTTATTAAGGTTTGTAACTTTGGTGTCATGTTAAGGACAGGTGTTTTTCATCCTGAGCTTATAAAAAAAAtagcatgcattttttttttccagtacttgggtggttatatattttatattaaaaatgtaatctgggcttccctggtggcgcagtgtttgagagtccgcctgccgatgcaggggacacaggttcgtgccccggtcctcgaagatcccacatgccgcggagcggctacgcccatgagccatggccgctgagcctgcgcgtccagagcctgtgctccgcaacgggagagggcacaacagtgaggggcccgcgaaccccccccaaaaaaaagtagTCTAAGGATTGTAATTATATGACATTGCCTCTCTTCCTTCCATTAAGCATTGTCaaatattgcttgtttttttgttcagCATAGTTACAAATTTAGAATCTTATATAGTGCTTTTAGTGAGCTAAAGCCTCTTTGCCATGCTTGCTTTTATTCCCTTGGAACCTTTTTGTATGAAGTAGTAATTGTTTTTTTCAAATGGGTAGCTAATTTTTTGGTTAATTTCAAATGCCACCTTTTCCAGAAATTGCTTGGATTCTGTTAATCTTGTACTCATTTATTTGCCAGTATTACATTTAAATGTTATCTTTCACATCTATGATAATATCAGGAAGCGCAAGGcctctcattctttttaagattttctttatttttctcagttaCTCTAGGTTGTTTTGCAGTCTGTCAAGTTCcagtaaaaataaagtatcacTGAGATTTTGAATTGAATTGCATTCAATGTTATTATCTGAATGATTGTTGCTGGCACAGgaaatttattgatcttttaaatatcttattttaaatttctttagttGATTGTTAGATTTTATAGTTTGCAAGCATATAATGTGCAGATACTAAATTTTTTGCCTCATCCTTTCTaatctttatacttttttttccttattgcatATACTGGACTCTGGAACAGTGTTGAATGATGGTGCAGACGGCGagactttttttttgcctttttttttttttttttttttttttttgccttgagTGCTTTACCTCTAGTGTTTTACCATGTCTCATGTGTTGATAGTTTCTGATGAATTAGTACATTCATGCTAAGGAGGTTCCTTGTAATTTACAAAGAGTTTTTACTGGGAGTAGATGTTGTGttgtagctttcttttttgttaagccattttaactttaaaaaattataattttcaatctttattttccaccgtttttctgtttttgaaatctTAAGATACCATAGAGTTTCTGTTTTTAGCCcccctttattctattaatgtaaTAAATTTCTCAGTATTAAACCATTTTTTGTCCTGGAATAAACCCTCTT
The sequence above is drawn from the Tursiops truncatus isolate mTurTru1 chromosome 1, mTurTru1.mat.Y, whole genome shotgun sequence genome and encodes:
- the ZBED6 gene encoding zinc finger BED domain-containing protein 6 — translated: MSVCALSVPVSSLSPGRRCSTFSGAGILGCVPITSNTDEDVVEGKMVAEGLDKEAKLPAKKKRKKGLRIKGKRRRKKLILAKKFSKDLVSGRPVADAPALLASNAPEQDEESLFESNIEKQIYLPSTRAKTSIVWHFFHVDPQYTWRAICNLCEKSVSRGKPGSHLGTSTLQRHLQARHSPHWTRANKFGVTSGEEDFTLDVPLSPSSAGSSGSFEYIPTDPLDNNGMGKKRDKSVSDALKAERGRFLIKSNIVKHALIPGTRAKTSAVWNFFYTDPQHISRAVCNICKRSVSRGRPGSHLGTSTLQRHLQATHPIHWAVANKDSGAVGNGLDEAETERNDLLSDTLPGEKSTGSQDVTAEDLSDSDSDEPPVLEVENRRSESPIPVAEQDTLMHAQEQETTYCENSTSSQISQAIIQMIVEDMHPYNYFSTPAFQRFMQIVAPDYRLPSETYFFTKAVPQLYDWVREKIFLTLENVQSQKIHLTVDIWTHDPSTDYFIVTVHWVSLQTTPSSSNGRIPNFRKWAVLCVTGLAKDCLITNILQELSDQIGLWLSPNFLIPSFIVSDNSSNVVHAIKDGGFTHVPCLLHCLNTVIQDFFCEHKSIENMLVAARKTCHHFSHSVKARQILQEFQNDHQLPWKNLKQDEAGHWISTFYMLKWLLEHCYSVHHSLGRASGVVLTSLQWTLMTYVCDILKPFEEATQKVSVKTTGLNQVLPLIHHLLLSLQKLREGFQVRGITQALNLVDSLSLKLETDTLLSAMLKSKPCILAALLDPCFKNSLEDFFPQGAHLETYKQILAEEVCNYMESSSEVCHIATSEASGSSAIVGADSFTSSIREGTSSSGSVDSSAADNVAIGGKSFMFPSAMAVVDEYFKEKYSETSGGDDPLIYWQKKVSVWPALTQVAIQYLSCPMCSWQSECIFTANSHFHPKQIMSLDFDNIEQLMFLKMNLKNVNYDYSSLVLSWDPENEVIQSNEKEILS
- the LOC141278255 gene encoding uncharacterized protein; the encoded protein is MTIMLLCLLQLAAPLCSYSITIHFYLFWLNTP